The proteins below come from a single Treponema phagedenis genomic window:
- a CDS encoding TatD family hydrolase, with protein sequence MYSDSHCHLFYILQKNIDLSMLIAEMKKENFRFVMDIGIAAGDYTKRFAAVADACGGKQNIPDFIFFSAGLWPAPEPIQNPQANLALLEKDLQSILAGNQKYTALGECGIDRYWNGEAAKKRNNSGTEDTEAEEQLFIEQLIMAKKYKLPVIIHSRDGFEPTIRCIDQVGWHKGVIHCYSYGIQEAQQFIERGWYISFPGNITFAKKEEDRRFIASLVQSIPRHRLLLETDSPYLSPAPLRGKTNTPLHIRHTYAKAAEILQISEPELANLIFENCQTLFKRA encoded by the coding sequence TTGTATAGTGATTCTCATTGCCATTTATTCTATATTTTACAAAAAAACATAGATCTTTCGATGCTCATTGCCGAAATGAAAAAAGAAAATTTCCGTTTTGTAATGGATATCGGTATCGCTGCAGGTGATTATACAAAACGATTTGCAGCGGTTGCAGATGCTTGCGGAGGAAAACAAAACATTCCCGATTTTATCTTTTTTTCTGCGGGGCTTTGGCCTGCTCCTGAACCAATACAAAATCCTCAAGCAAATCTTGCCCTTTTGGAAAAGGACTTGCAATCCATACTTGCTGGAAATCAAAAATATACTGCTTTGGGCGAGTGCGGCATTGACCGCTATTGGAACGGAGAAGCGGCTAAAAAACGGAACAATTCCGGCACCGAAGACACCGAAGCGGAAGAGCAGCTTTTTATCGAACAGCTCATTATGGCAAAAAAATACAAGCTTCCGGTGATAATCCATTCGCGCGATGGATTTGAACCGACAATTCGCTGTATTGACCAAGTCGGCTGGCATAAGGGCGTTATTCATTGTTATTCATACGGCATACAGGAAGCGCAGCAATTCATTGAGCGGGGATGGTATATCTCATTTCCCGGGAACATTACTTTTGCTAAAAAGGAAGAAGACCGGCGCTTTATCGCAAGCCTTGTTCAAAGTATTCCGCGGCATCGGCTCCTTTTGGAAACCGATTCTCCGTATCTTTCCCCTGCTCCTTTACGCGGTAAAACAAACACCCCTTTGCACATTCGCCATACCTATGCCAAAGCTGCGGAAATCTTGCAAATAAGTGAACCTGAACTTGCTAATCTCATATTTGAAAATTGCCAAACACTTTTTAAAAGAGCGTGA
- a CDS encoding cyclic nucleotide-binding domain-containing protein, translating into MPKAVQYKANSVIYFSGDFDDRVFLLNKGHIALTSINIETGAQVTEYIKTGEFFGVKSALGNYPREESAMVLTDSIVYTFTGQEFEAFAQTNTRIIMKMIKVFSRQLRTIHRQLETLLDSEEETDSIEGLFTVASAFYNSHHYQAAGQVAKRYQELYPHGKHSQDIAQILKSSREMVGRSFGGAEAEAKSDVLPQNFQNRPASSDSTASLTFKLAEDLAAQKNWKDAYIQYHSVIETGTDENIEASYIGAGHCLYEQREYVRCLQLLTNFITQHPKSLKLAEALMYIGLCYRDMKRPDKALQFFDKALLMAGPLLVPKIKELQAACEGVVND; encoded by the coding sequence ATGCCAAAAGCTGTTCAATACAAGGCAAATTCGGTTATTTATTTCTCAGGAGATTTTGATGACAGGGTTTTTTTATTGAATAAGGGACATATTGCCTTAACTTCTATTAATATAGAAACTGGAGCCCAAGTTACCGAATATATTAAAACCGGAGAATTTTTTGGCGTAAAATCCGCATTGGGAAATTATCCTCGAGAAGAAAGCGCCATGGTTTTAACAGATTCCATCGTATATACCTTTACCGGACAAGAATTTGAAGCCTTTGCACAAACAAATACCCGAATCATTATGAAGATGATTAAAGTTTTTTCTCGGCAATTGCGAACTATTCACCGCCAGCTTGAAACCTTGCTGGACAGTGAAGAAGAAACAGATAGTATAGAAGGGCTTTTTACCGTTGCAAGCGCTTTTTATAATTCACATCATTATCAGGCTGCAGGGCAAGTTGCAAAAAGATATCAGGAATTATATCCACACGGAAAACATTCTCAGGATATTGCACAAATACTGAAAAGTTCCCGTGAAATGGTAGGCAGATCCTTCGGTGGCGCAGAAGCCGAAGCAAAATCCGATGTCCTGCCTCAAAACTTTCAAAATCGACCTGCATCAAGTGACAGTACTGCCAGTCTCACCTTTAAACTTGCAGAAGATCTTGCCGCACAAAAAAACTGGAAAGATGCGTATATCCAATATCACTCCGTTATTGAAACAGGGACTGACGAAAATATAGAAGCCTCATATATAGGTGCAGGACATTGTTTGTATGAACAAAGAGAATATGTTCGTTGTTTACAACTGCTTACAAATTTCATTACGCAGCATCCGAAGTCTCTTAAACTTGCGGAAGCTCTTATGTATATCGGACTTTGTTATCGGGATATGAAACGTCCTGACAAGGCTTTACAATTTTTTGATAAAGCCTTGCTGATGGCGGGGCCGCTTCTTGTCCCCAAAATAAAAGAATTACAGGCAGCATGTGAAGGAGTTGTAAATGACTGA
- the pgsA gene encoding CDP-diacylglycerol--glycerol-3-phosphate 3-phosphatidyltransferase produces the protein MRLSNFFTVLRLILAPLFFILYFLPVQFGLDRRFFLVVIIPLFVFMELTDFFDGYYARKRNQVSNFGKLFDPFADVLANLTVMFCFTLDGFLPSLLFLIILYRELSIMFLRMLARGEGITIAAKMGGKLKTVSYIVASGFSLFILILIAFFSLPESIVRYFIIVNYCLYGLASVLSVLSFLSYYNGYKEALKHQAEL, from the coding sequence ATGAGACTTTCCAATTTTTTTACGGTTTTGCGGCTGATATTGGCTCCGCTTTTTTTTATACTTTATTTTTTGCCGGTACAGTTCGGGCTTGACAGGCGGTTTTTTCTGGTAGTTATTATTCCGCTTTTTGTTTTTATGGAATTAACCGACTTTTTTGACGGCTATTATGCCCGAAAGAGGAATCAGGTTTCTAATTTCGGTAAACTGTTTGACCCCTTTGCCGATGTGCTTGCAAATTTAACGGTTATGTTTTGTTTTACACTTGACGGCTTTTTGCCAAGTCTTCTTTTTTTGATTATTTTGTACCGCGAGCTTTCTATTATGTTTTTACGCATGCTTGCAAGAGGGGAGGGGATTACCATTGCCGCTAAAATGGGCGGTAAGTTGAAAACGGTTTCGTATATCGTTGCGTCCGGTTTTTCACTTTTTATTCTTATTTTAATTGCATTCTTTTCTCTTCCGGAGTCTATTGTCCGGTATTTTATTATTGTAAATTATTGCCTTTATGGACTTGCATCGGTGCTTTCAGTACTTTCCTTCCTTTCATACTATAACGGATACAAGGAAGCCCTCAAACATCAGGCAGAATTGTAA
- a CDS encoding PHP domain-containing protein has product MVDLHTHSTASDGTFTPTELAFLAKEAGLTAWALTDHDTMSGIEEAKKAADLLGIEFINGVELSIRWSPGEFHLLGLGVSPDSSGLRNLLHKMKKGRINRSRQMAEKLNKAGISIDFDRLMAVTKHSSIGRPHFARYLVQEKQVKTIQEAFDKYFAKGRPFFIEKECIDFDEAIHAIKDAKGVPVLAHPMSLYLSWAKLPTVIQDLKERGLMGLEAWHPSARYAECARLDKLAKKFGLIITAGSDFHGTNRSDRFLGKTVKDMPIAESFYTENLLPAIRQAHNQ; this is encoded by the coding sequence ATGGTAGACTTACATACTCATTCAACCGCCTCGGACGGAACTTTTACGCCGACAGAGCTTGCTTTCCTTGCAAAGGAGGCCGGGCTTACCGCGTGGGCGTTAACCGATCATGATACGATGTCCGGTATTGAAGAGGCAAAAAAGGCAGCTGATTTACTTGGTATTGAGTTTATCAACGGCGTTGAGTTAAGCATTAGATGGAGTCCCGGAGAATTTCATCTTTTGGGCTTAGGAGTTTCTCCGGACTCTTCTGGTTTAAGAAATTTATTACATAAAATGAAAAAAGGCAGAATAAACAGAAGCAGACAAATGGCGGAAAAACTTAATAAGGCGGGAATTTCTATTGATTTTGACAGATTGATGGCTGTAACAAAACATTCTTCTATCGGAAGACCTCATTTTGCCCGTTATTTAGTACAGGAAAAACAGGTAAAAACAATTCAGGAAGCTTTCGATAAGTATTTTGCAAAAGGGCGTCCCTTCTTTATTGAAAAAGAATGTATCGATTTTGATGAAGCAATACATGCAATTAAAGATGCAAAAGGTGTTCCTGTTTTAGCGCATCCTATGTCTTTATATCTTTCATGGGCAAAACTGCCCACTGTAATACAAGACTTAAAGGAGCGGGGGTTAATGGGGCTTGAAGCGTGGCATCCGTCTGCTCGCTATGCCGAGTGCGCCCGCTTGGACAAACTTGCAAAAAAGTTTGGGTTAATTATTACGGCTGGCAGTGATTTTCACGGAACAAATAGAAGTGATCGATTTTTAGGGAAAACCGTGAAGGATATGCCGATTGCAGAGTCTTTTTATACGGAAAATTTACTGCCTGCCATACGGCAAGCACATAATCAATGA
- the trxA gene encoding thioredoxin gives MAVLHLTKDNFNETLNTDVPVLVDFFAQWCGPCKMLGPVIEEVGKEIGNKGVIAKIDVDKQQDLAAQYGVASIPTIVVFKNGKEVDRSVGFIDKSKIVSLIEKHA, from the coding sequence ATGGCAGTATTACATTTAACGAAAGACAATTTCAACGAAACATTAAATACGGATGTTCCTGTTTTAGTAGATTTCTTTGCGCAATGGTGCGGTCCCTGTAAAATGCTCGGACCCGTAATTGAAGAAGTAGGAAAAGAAATCGGCAATAAGGGTGTTATTGCAAAAATAGATGTTGATAAGCAGCAGGATTTGGCTGCACAATACGGAGTTGCAAGCATCCCGACTATTGTCGTGTTTAAAAACGGAAAAGAAGTTGACCGCTCGGTAGGTTTTATCGATAAATCAAAAATTGTCAGTTTAATTGAAAAACACGCATAA
- a CDS encoding ATP-grasp domain-containing protein, whose translation MQTPALKIAKNLGLRVCAVDGNPEACGKDLADEFLPIDLKDTDSLIKYALGLKADSRLDAVFTAATDFSASVAAIAEACHLPGHSLEAALNATDKGRMRSCFKAAGIASPLFAEIHESEKESALAIYTGNGASFPAVVKPVDNMGARGCKLVTCAEELAFALDDALRYSRTRRAVVEEFIQGPEFSLEGLVFNGKTCITAVADRHIFFPPYFIELGHTIPSQYEKKDTDELIAVFTEGARALGLRHGAIKGDIFLKEGKAVVGEIAARLSGGYMSGWTVPYSSGLNITKAAIQLALGEEPEDFASASPFLRTPTKHYCSHVSAERAWISIPGTVKSISGLEDAFAVPFVQNVFPRAGVGDEVVFPQNNVEKCGNVISRAESRAAAVQASENACKLIVLRLTPHNTQTDIFIKTIHNSTETQQEYPPNFLQIQGVHIGSIAEQLKNCRFVCSKGFYIPDFLVEAKSVRDLQGRELIEICEQVLAAEKGLKEILCSFSDKAAQGKKRECLWVSCIRAGIQGILYMYDCGLL comes from the coding sequence ATGCAGACTCCTGCTTTGAAAATCGCAAAAAATTTAGGTTTAAGAGTGTGCGCCGTGGACGGAAATCCTGAAGCTTGCGGAAAGGATTTAGCGGATGAGTTTTTACCGATAGATTTAAAAGATACCGATTCTCTTATTAAGTACGCACTTGGGCTTAAAGCCGATTCAAGGCTTGATGCGGTGTTTACGGCTGCAACGGACTTTTCCGCATCTGTGGCAGCAATTGCGGAAGCCTGCCATTTGCCGGGGCATTCGCTCGAGGCAGCGCTAAATGCAACAGATAAGGGGCGGATGCGCAGCTGTTTTAAAGCAGCCGGCATAGCCTCTCCTCTTTTTGCGGAAATCCATGAATCTGAAAAAGAGTCTGCCTTGGCTATTTACACCGGAAACGGTGCATCCTTTCCCGCGGTGGTAAAGCCAGTGGATAACATGGGTGCGCGCGGGTGTAAATTAGTAACCTGTGCGGAAGAGCTGGCATTTGCTCTTGATGATGCGCTTCGGTATTCGCGCACGCGGCGGGCAGTTGTTGAAGAATTTATTCAAGGACCGGAATTTTCACTGGAAGGGCTGGTATTTAACGGAAAAACTTGCATTACGGCGGTAGCTGACAGGCATATTTTTTTCCCTCCGTATTTTATTGAACTCGGGCATACTATCCCTTCTCAGTATGAAAAAAAAGATACTGATGAGCTTATTGCGGTGTTTACGGAAGGGGCGAGGGCTTTAGGACTTAGGCACGGCGCAATAAAAGGAGATATCTTTTTAAAAGAGGGTAAAGCGGTTGTCGGAGAGATCGCCGCAAGGCTTTCAGGCGGTTATATGTCGGGGTGGACGGTGCCGTACTCTTCGGGGCTAAATATTACTAAAGCCGCAATACAGCTTGCGCTTGGAGAAGAGCCCGAAGACTTTGCAAGCGCTTCACCGTTTTTACGCACGCCGACAAAGCATTATTGTTCGCATGTGAGTGCCGAGCGGGCATGGATTTCTATTCCGGGTACTGTTAAATCTATCAGCGGTTTGGAAGACGCATTTGCAGTTCCCTTTGTGCAAAATGTTTTTCCGAGAGCCGGAGTAGGGGATGAGGTGGTATTTCCCCAGAATAATGTAGAAAAATGCGGCAATGTTATAAGTCGGGCGGAGAGCAGAGCGGCGGCGGTGCAAGCAAGTGAAAATGCCTGCAAACTCATTGTACTGCGGTTGACTCCTCACAATACACAAACTGATATATTTATAAAAACAATACATAACTCAACCGAAACGCAGCAAGAATATCCGCCGAATTTTTTGCAGATACAGGGAGTTCATATAGGCAGTATTGCAGAGCAATTAAAAAACTGTCGGTTTGTATGTTCCAAAGGTTTTTATATTCCCGATTTCCTTGTGGAAGCAAAAAGCGTCCGTGATCTGCAAGGAAGAGAGCTCATCGAAATTTGCGAACAGGTTCTTGCGGCGGAAAAAGGCTTAAAAGAAATACTCTGCAGTTTTTCCGATAAGGCTGCGCAAGGGAAAAAACGGGAATGC
- a CDS encoding Crp/Fnr family transcriptional regulator: protein MTDLFASFSRFAKKFPRGSVIFAEFEPGNCFYLIQSGRVQLIKIINGFEKNLDILQPGEIFGEMAILDNSPRSASAIAYDDTVVLEFNKENFEVLMTGNPAIAMRLLKTFVRRIYTQKRRFMILTIQDKSARIGDVFLMLDETQPDIDRSTEMRTFEITIEEVSRWAGLANEETEDALRKFSDQGRLELYTDKIIVKNMTDLTRYVNTRRSKEHSLYIT, encoded by the coding sequence ATGACTGATCTATTTGCTTCGTTTTCGCGCTTTGCAAAAAAATTCCCGCGAGGCTCAGTTATCTTTGCGGAATTTGAACCGGGAAATTGTTTTTATCTTATTCAAAGCGGCAGAGTGCAGTTAATAAAAATAATTAACGGATTCGAAAAAAATCTTGATATTTTACAGCCGGGTGAAATTTTCGGAGAGATGGCAATTCTTGATAACTCTCCCCGCTCCGCTTCGGCAATCGCCTATGACGACACTGTAGTGCTTGAATTTAACAAAGAAAACTTTGAAGTTTTAATGACTGGAAACCCAGCAATAGCTATGCGCCTTTTAAAAACCTTTGTGCGCAGAATTTATACTCAAAAGCGGAGATTCATGATTCTTACAATACAGGATAAATCGGCGCGAATCGGCGATGTTTTTTTGATGCTTGATGAAACGCAGCCCGATATTGACCGTTCAACGGAAATGAGAACCTTTGAAATAACTATAGAAGAGGTTTCGCGTTGGGCAGGACTTGCAAATGAAGAAACCGAAGATGCACTGAGAAAGTTTTCCGACCAAGGTAGGCTGGAACTCTATACTGATAAAATAATTGTAAAAAACATGACAGATTTAACCCGCTATGTAAATACACGCCGCTCTAAAGAGCACAGCCTGTATATTACTTAA